The genomic stretch CGCCAGACCGCGCACAGTCTCAGCGGCCGACCACCGCGGTGGCCGATTTCTACGGGACGTCGCCGATCGCTATGCCACGCACTTCTACGCGCTCGACGGCAACCGCGCGATAGTAGGTAGCCCGCAATCGAAACACCCGCACGGCGCGCTAGTGCTCCATCAGCAGCAAAGCGAAGAAATCGAAAACGAAGCGTACCGTGCCGCCTGCTACGCACAGCCCCACGTATCGGACCGGCTATCGTTGCTCGTGCAACCCATGGAAAGCGTCTGGCTCTCGGTCAATCTGTATCGCGATAGCGCCTACGGCATGTTCCAACCGGGCGAACTGGAGCACATCGAAAGCGTTGCGCATCTGTTCGCGCACGCGGCCAAAAGCCATTACGCAATCAACGGTCAGCATCAGCAAGGCTCGGCAGCCGCGATGCTGGCCCGCGTGAGGCGCGCCTGCCCGGCGCTCACGCCGCGTGAACTCGATGTTCTGCGCGGCACGCTCGAAGGGGCCAGCGCCGCGGAGATCGCCGAACGAATGGGCATCAAACCCACGAGCGTCGTCACGTATCAGAAGCGTGCCTACGCGCGGCTCGGCATCTCCAGCCAGCGCCAATTGTTCGCGCTGTGTCTGCTGCCGCAGCCGTCCTGATCCGGCGTGAACAAAATGTGACGCCGAACGTCCGACGGTCAGCGACAAATCAGCCACCGATCAGCCGAAAATCACCCTCGCTTAGGCCTCGCCTCAGCCTGCGTCTCGCGATCCCAGCGTTTTAGCCATGGCGCGATGAAATCGACGAAACCATCCGCCGGCGGTGACAGCGCGCGTTCGGTCGAGCGATAAACGCACACCTCGCGGATCGTTTCAGGATCGACGATCCGCTTCATCATCAAGCCGAACGTTCTGGCG from Paraburkholderia sp. IMGN_8 encodes the following:
- a CDS encoding helix-turn-helix transcriptional regulator, with translation MRSWRIPHPPPSGQIQTARATDLVMSISHADPDALAASILKTVGDTLPISQCAIFAYEFDARPRTVSAADHRGGRFLRDVADRYATHFYALDGNRAIVGSPQSKHPHGALVLHQQQSEEIENEAYRAACYAQPHVSDRLSLLVQPMESVWLSVNLYRDSAYGMFQPGELEHIESVAHLFAHAAKSHYAINGQHQQGSAAAMLARVRRACPALTPRELDVLRGTLEGASAAEIAERMGIKPTSVVTYQKRAYARLGISSQRQLFALCLLPQPS